A region from the Lycium barbarum isolate Lr01 chromosome 8, ASM1917538v2, whole genome shotgun sequence genome encodes:
- the LOC132607444 gene encoding uncharacterized protein LOC132607444 translates to MASSSSAAQVPLIEYYDTTTFQSAKCSKLYDRLLGKSFIEERGFVTESLEEKMPEFYGRLVTSGWIRFADEPIRANHTLVREFYANAAEADITHRAIVKVRGVNVLCNASRINAYYNLQDGDNSEMAQMYENLRQQWFVTHLHGGEQPKWLNTMQKRIDSAEFTAEAKTWLDIVTSRVLPSKHDSEVPVERAKVICAVMEGLPVDVGRLIMQEIREVVLERTKSLFFPSLITYLCSTDGVPTRPGDREKGPGGPIYPLKKRGPGNVQKKRKINIDASSFEQFTATASDSMGGASAPSMAIPILPPLQEAARPFQYISTQVHGVDNRIQQLVASLPAGPHGEGTSTAPSVPIGPTLAGVVEDMKHIKEKQGKIERRQKKAREHAKKQSKFLNKMMSILRSVCGAQHDEEENEDDFVLPEPSSSSSESEQR, encoded by the coding sequence atggcttcatcatccagtgctgcccaagtaccattgattgaatattatgacaccaccaccttccagtcagcaaaatgttcaaagctctatgatagactgctgggaaagagcttcattgaagagaggggctttgtaacagagagtttggaagaaaagatgcccgagttctatggaaggttggtgacaagcggctggatacgctttgcagatgaaccaatcagggcaaatcataccctggtacgggaattctacgcaaatgctgcagaggcagacattacacatagggcaattgtcaagGTCAGAGGTGTAAATGTtctgtgcaatgcctcaagaatcaatgcctattataatctgcaggatggtgacaacagcgagatggcacagatgtacgaaaacctgcggcaacaatggtttgtgacccaccttcacggtggggaacaaccaaagtggctcaatacaatgcagaaaaggattgactctgcagagttcaccgctgaagccaaaacttggcttgatattgtcacatccagggtgctgccttcaaaacatgattcagaggtgccggttgagagggctaaagtaatttgtgctgtgatggaaggattgcctgttgacgtggggaggctcattatgcaggaaatccgggaggtggtgcttgaacggaccaagagcttattcttcccatcactaatcacttacttgtgctccactgatggagtgcccacaagaccaggcgacagagaaaaagggcctggtggaccgatttatccgttgaaaaagagagggcctggtaatgtacaaaagaaaaggaagattaatatagatgcatcatcatttgagcagttcacagctactgcatcagattctatgGGTGGGGCATCTGCCCCTtccatggctataccaatcttgccaccattacaagaagccgccaggcctttccaatatatctccacccaggtccatggggtggacaatcggatcCAGCAGCTAGTAgctagtctccctgcgggcccacatggcgaaggcacatctacagctccctcagttcctattggtccgacattagcaggtgtggtggaggacatgaagcatatcaaagaaaagcaaggaaaaattgagaggaggcagaaaaaggcgaGGGAGCATGcgaagaagcaaagcaaattcctgaacaaaatgatgagcattctgaggagtgtatgcggagcgCAGCAcgacgaggaggaaaatgaggacgattttgtcctgccagagcccagcagctccagttcagagagTGAGCAGAGATGa